The region ATCAGCCCTTCCTCGCTGAAATACAATAGAGCAGAGCCTGAATTCTATCACAGGTAACTCACTGAGGTCCAGAAACAgtgtgaaaaacagaaacagtgtGCTGCTGTTAAACACCCCTGGATGTGTGATTGATGTGTTCCATTCACAGAGTAAAATCAGCCTCTGGCTAGAAAGTTGTTGCCTAGAGAGATAAGATTTATCTTCTCACCACCTCCTGGCCATGGGCATGGTCCATTTCCTGGAGAGTCTTCATTAACACGGGCTTTAAGGCAGGGCCTTAGATGCTGCCATTGTTGCTGGGGCTTTTGccttttgttgtttgtttgaggATTCTGTGGGTGTGCACCCGGAGGTGTGGGGCAGAGATGATCTGTGGACTGTCTGGTGAAATCCTTGTGTGATTTTTGGAAAACTGAGGTTGTCTCTCTTAGGCTTCTGTCTTACATGATGGCTGCAAGTTGGTTTGACACACAGCTGTATAGTCCATGTATGTTAGTGGTGCTATAacttatatttttattgcattcaGCAGGGTATTGGGTTCTTTGAtgggtgggggttttgttgtttggcgctttttttttcttttattttttggctGTCAAGGTATTTTGTTCTGAATCTGTGAATATTGTGATCTTGAAGGTGGGTGCTTCGCCAAAAAAttgaagttaatttttttctaagtgtTTGGCTCCTGGCAACTGGTTGAAATGGGCAATTTTCCAGGTGTTCTAGGCACTTGGCATTTCTACCTGCTCTTGTTGGTCTGCACAGACCTACATTTatcctatttaaaaatatgaacagGGTTGTGTGGTTTGACAGCAGCAATTGCAGCTACTGGGATACTGGGCACACCAGAATAAATATGAGGGCAAACATTTGAGCCACAAAAATGGGCTGAGAATAAGGGAACCATCCGCCAAAATGGGGTGATGTTGTCTCTTCTGGCAGAGGTAGCCAGAGATAAAAGCTGACAGATGGGTAGCAGTTCTTAGTGGTGCTGAGTCAGAGCGAGGGCAGTTGTGCTCTGAGGTTTGTGCATCAGATATGTTAGAGAAAAAACTTCAGAGATTTATAGTGTTCTCATGGGGAGGGGTGCCCAGGCCAACAAAGGGCAGTGAAAGAGGTTTCAGCTGAATGTTGGGGTCACCCCTGCCCTTGACAGACCAACCCAGTCCAGAGAGATTTTTGGATGTTCCGAAAGACTTTGTggggaaataaaggaaaataaaaacaaacaaacaaacaaataaaacccccaaaacccaacaggGAAAGACACATTTGTAGAGAGAGTTTCTGCATTGTGTATTCGGTGCAACATAGCTGCACACCTGGAGGACTCTAGCCCAtgctttgtttcattaaatCCCTCACCGCAGTGACTTAGGTGGTGTATGAATGGGAGATAAGTTTATTGTCTTTGCTGGGACTTTTGACATTGGGGTAAAACTCATTGCAGGTGCAGAATCTCCACCTCCACTGCTGAGTTTGTTCAATTTTGTGACTGTTTTTTGTCAGTCCTCTGTCAcaaggggagaggaaggaaaaatccGTAACTGGAGAACAGATCATGTTCCaccttctctgcagctgcacctgATCACCTTGAGCCTGTGTATTGCATTGGACGAGAAACTGAGGCTCAGCTTAAATGCTCATAACTCATGGGTGTGACTTGCAGAATTCTCCCAGCCGAGCGGAGGTGGCTGGAAGCAGCGCAGGGCTGCCCAGAGGGGTCGGGCAGGAGAATGCTGCTGCAGCGAGGATGAATCTCCGAGGGAGCAGAGGGCCAGGTCTCCAAGAAAGAGGTCGTCAAACCCACTGCAGCACCACACAAACGGCACCAGACCTGGCTGGAAGCCCATTTTTTTTTCGGAGCTCTGCGCTGATTTAACCCTCTCAGGCGCATGTACTTCAGCGCCGCAGCAGCGGGTCCGCGGAGCGAACGCAGGAGTGAACGCAGCTCTCAGCTCCCCCGGCCGCCTCCCCGCGCCCCCAAAGCTTCAGCAGCGAAGCCGGGGCGGAGACGAGCAGCGGCGGGGACGGCGCAGGAGCCGCGCCCCTCCGGGCTCGGCGGCCGGCGGCTCCGAGGGTCGCGGGGCTCCGCGGGGCTCCGCAACACGTgggcgcgggcggcgcggcggggccgggcggggcgcgggggcggcgcCCGCGGTGCCGCTGTTCCCGGCCCAGGTGCTGAACCGGCGCCAGCCGCGGCTTAGCGTCCACCCCCGCCTCCTCCCGCGCGGCAGCCGGAGCAGGAGAAAGCGGATCCGGCAAGTCCCGGtccctcctcctttctcctcctcctcaccctcctgAGAGCCGCCGGAGGGAGAGAGGTCGGAGCCGCCGCTTGGCGCGGCCGGCGGGCATGgaccgggcggcggcggcggggccggaggcGGCCGGCGGCTGCTGCTCGCCGCTCGCATGAggcggccgggcggcggcggggagtgaggccgggccggggccgggcgcggcggcTCCGGCTGTTCCCGTGGccaccccccgccccggccATGGCGGCGGCCGCTCGGCGGagccgcggcggggcggcggtGCTGggcccgctgctgctgctggggctgtgcgccgggcgggcggcgggcgggccgCTCCGCTACTCGGTGCGGGAGGAGCTGCCGCACGGCGCCTTCGTGGGCAGCGTGGCGAGCGACCTGGGCGTGGATCCGCGGCGGCTGGCGGCGAGGGGAGCGCGGATCACCTCGGGCAGCGGCCGGCAGTACCTGGAGTTGGAGCTGGGCCGCGGGGCGCTGCTGGTGCGGGAGCGCATGGACCGCGAGGCGCTCTGCGAGCTGAGCCCCTCCTGCTTCCTCAGCCTGGAGTTGGTCATCGAGCAGCCCGTCGAGGTGCACAACGTGGAGGTGGAGGTGCTGGACATCAATGACAACGCGCCGCGGTTCCCCCGCCAGGATTACCGGCTGGAGATCAGTGAGTCTGCCGTGCCCGGGGCCCGTTTCCACATCGAGAGCGCCCAGGACCCTGACGTGGGCACCAACTCTGTGCAGAACTATCTGCTCAGCCCCAGTCGCCACTTTGCCCTGGACCTTAAAGGCTTCCAGAGCGGCAGCAAACTCCTGGaactggtgctgcagcagccactggaCCGGGAGCAGagtgccctgcagcagctggtgctgaCTGCTGTGGATGGTGGGGATCCCCCCAAATCTGGTACAGCCCAGATCTCCGTGCGAGTTGTGGATACTAATGACAACCCACCTGCCTTTGACCGCTCCACCTACACCGTGAGCCTTCTGGAGAACTCCCTGCCTGGCACGCTAGTGGTCAAACTCAATGCCTCAGACCCGGATGAGGGCTCTAATGGGGATGTGATCTACTCCTTCGGCAGCTACACCCCCCAGAAGGTGAGACAGCTCTTCAGCGTGGACCCACGTTTGGGGGAGGTGCGGGTTAACGGCACTTTGGACTATGAGGAGGCGTCCTCCTATGAGATCTATGTACAAGCCACTGATCAGGGCCCCGTCTCTCTGGCTGGGCACTGCAAGGTGCTGGTCAACATTGTGGACGCCAATGATAACGCTCCTGAAGTGGAGCTGACCTCCCTGTACAGCCCAGTGCCGGAGGATGCCAGGTCAGGAACTGTGGTGGCCCTGATGAGTGTCACTGACCAGGACTCAGGGCGGAACAAGCAGGTGAGCCTGCGCATTCCCCCCGGCCTCCCCTTCACTCTCAACTCCTTCAAGAACTCCTACACCTTGGTCACCCAGGGCAAACTGGACCACGAGAAGGCAGCAGCCTACAACATCACAGTTACTGCTACTGATTCTGGGAGCCCCCCTCTGTCCTCCCAGAAGGTGATCCATGTGGAGATCTCCGACATCAACGACAATCCCCCACGCTTCGAGGAGCCTGTATACTCAGTTTACATCCCTGAGAACAACCCCCTTGGAGCCTTCCTGTGCACTATTAAAGCCACTGACCCAGATGTCGCCAAAAATGCCTATGTGTCCTATTCCCTACTAGATGGAGAGATTGAAGGGCTACCAGTTGCTTCCTATGTCTCCATTAAATCTGATAGTGGCAACATGTATGCTGTCAGGTCCTTTGACTATGAGACACTGAGGGAGTTCCAGGTGATTGTCCAGGCTCAGGATGCTGGGATCCCACCACTGAGCAGCACTGTCACTGTCTACATCTACGTGGTGGATGAGAACGACCACGCTCCACAGATTCTGTATCCTACCTCAACCAACACTTCAGCAGCCCTGGAGATGATCCCACGCTCGGCGTATGCTGGATATTTGGTAACCAAAATTATAGCCATTGATGGGGACTCAGGACAAAATGCCTGGTTGTTCTTCTCCCTGGTGCAAACCTCAGATCCGGGTTTGTTCAGGATAGAGCTCCATACTGGGGAGATTAGGACTACCCGCAAGCTGGGGGAGGACAGCACGCCTACTTTCAACCTGACGGTGGAAGTGAGAGACAATGGAGAGCCATCCATGTCCTCATCAGTAGCCATCACTATTGCTGTGGTGGACAGAGTTTCCAAAGTCATCCCTGATAGAAGAAGACACTTTAAAAGCCCAAGCAATTACTCAGAGGTCACTCTTTATCTCATTATCGCTTTGAGCGCCATCTCCTTCGTTTTCCTTTTCACAATCATTGGGCTTTCTATTATCAAGTGCTACAGATACAGTCTGTATGGGAGCTCCTGCTGTGCAGGGTGCTGTACGGTCAGAGAACGGAGCCCTGCTGAATTGTACAAGCAGGCCAACAACAACATTGATGCTAGATTGCCCCAAGGTTTGAAAGTACAGCCCCATTTCATTGAAGTGAGGGGCAATGGGTCTCTCACTAAGACCTACTGCTATAAGGCCTGCCTGACCGCAGGATCAGGAAGTGACACTTTCATGTTTTACAATACCTGTGGCCCAACAGGAACTACTGGTCCCTCTGCAGTGGTAACTGAGAGGCATCTGACAGGACAAAGTGGGCAGAGTGCACAAAACCTGATCATACTTAGAAATGACTCCATTACTCCTAATGAGGTGAGGCTACCTTGGTAAATGGTCTGCACAGTGCTCTGAGCAAATCTGTACTGGGGCAGAGGTTCTGGAAAACTCACATGAAGCATATTCCCTTAGGGGCTTGCTGACACTCAGCTCTGAAACTTGGTTATAGTGAATCTAATCCGTGCCATGCATTTTGTTCCTAGGTAAATTCTGAGACTTTCAGAGTCCGGTTGGTAAGTTCAGTATCTGCATCTGTTGTTCGAGATTCACCTCATTTTTGCAGCATATGCTGTACTGAGATACCCTGTCCAAAACTGCCTGCCGGTACAGAGTGCTAAGGAGTGACACATCTAAGTCTTACAGTTTTGATGGGAAAAGTCATagtgcaggagaaaaaataatcagtgaGTAGCACTGAAATCAAAAGGTTATTTTATGGCAGTCAGGGAtgtttgctgctttgctgtctTCTAAGTAAATCTGTTGAATTTGGAAAAGCATATTATTGCAAGGATCTTGCTAATGTGAACATGTTTTAGTTGTCTGAAAACTGCAATCCCTCCTCTGATAATGTTTCTTCTAACAGTGCTGCATTTTATGCTCTCTGGCCTGTGACAACCCAGCAACATCTCTGCAGAGAATTACAGCAAGTCACCATCATTAAGTTACAGAGTGAAAACTTCGAACCTGCTGGGTTGCTACTGAGAATTGTTTAATACCTATGGTTTGACCAGCCATGTATTAACCTTTGCAGTATTTTCCCACAGTGAAGAATTAATGGTTGCTTTATGCTGGCGTGCAGGAAGCCTGCAGTTGGTGTGTGGTTTGCATGATTTGTGTGGTTTCCTTTTTACACATGTTGGGACTGAGCTCAGAAGCACTCACAGGAGAGACTAATTCTGGTGCACAAAAGACAAATATTGCCATTGCTGCGTGTTGTTTCTGTCCCGTAATTGTGGCAGGTGTAGGATCAGTTTGTACATTAATGTGTGCTATGCCTCAGATGGGGGGAAGTCGGGGAAATAACTGGTGGGATAGAAAGGAGCCTGCGTTGTGTGTTCTTGCCACAGAAATAGAActcatgtatttatttattcctacTTTTTCACATATGAAGGTGTTAGCATCTCTAGCAACTGCTTTATGTTGAGCAAAGATGCCCACATCTTAAGGGCCAGCAAGTCTTCCATAAAAAAGCTTTTAGAGAGTAATGATCATCCATTCAACATTaatccatttaaaattaatgcacTGTTTTTCTGTAAATCACAGTGGCAGGGTACAGGGGAAgtatgttttctctttctctgcagcttttgtgtctttaattttttctgagTGTAATAAAAAGCCTGGAATGTGTTTGATATAGGAGGGAATTTAAGACTTGCTCTACAAGCATGTATGCTGAGGAATCAAAGAGTGAAACATATATTTTATAGCTGATTTTTGAGGTGGGGGGTGTGCAAGAAGAAAAGCACTAACTGAAAATGGCTTCACTTTGGATGCAAGACAAGCAGGAAATCAGTTTAACAAAGAGATTCCTATCACATTTTGAGATTCACTCCATTGAATACAAGGAATTAGCAAGTTCTGCAGATCAGGCAGTGGCAGCAAAGCCAGCCCAAACTTGGAgtacaaaagcagagaaatgtatAGAACAAACTAATGCATGCTGCCTGTGTGGAGTTTATCCAAAATGGGAAACAATTATTCGACTCATTCTGTATGATTTGAACAGAGGTGAAGTTCTGACAAGTTTTACTCACAAGTTCTTTTCTTAGGTCTCTGGTTCTTAACCTGTCCTGTGGTAGGACATTCTGTGAAGAGGTATCAAGGCCATGTGCACATGAGGAAATGGCTGAATGTAATGACAGTCACTAATTACTAGTTAGCTAGTTAGTTCCTAGCTAAATATGTACTAAAAGTCACATCTTTCTCCTGTTTCAAGCTCAGCGTTTGCACTGAAGATGCCATCAATTGCTTAGCAACACTGAATTCTACATTTTAAGGATAATGATCTTTGCATTATTAGATTTTCAGAGAACTGTGTTTCTCTTTCTAGTTAAAGTGAGCTTTGAATCAGCCTTTAAGAGCCTGTGCCTTCACTTGTGAGGCATAACAGGGCAGTATTGTCCTTGTACCAATTTACAAAGTCAGTCTCTGATCTGTGTGCTACTTTTGGATAATGTGAACAggtcctttctcttttttttctttcacacagTTTTTGGAAATGGATTTTCTACTGGTTGTTCATTGATGAGGATGGGACCAGGTGAATGGGTTTGCTGTGCACAGATAATCATACCTAGGGTTTACAGTggttaatgttttaaaaatattgtttatacagtgagaggaaaaacatttccaagtTATTTGGGATTAATCTCAGTAACATTTGGGGCAATAAGTCGTAGTTCTTTTCATCTTTGCTGATAAGGTCAAAGATGCTAATAATTACACTAAGTTGTGACTGACTTTATTGGGTCGTTAGAAGGATACAGTGGAAGTGCAAACAAGTGCAGTGAGGTTAGGTAGGGGCTTTTTTGTACCTGGTCAAGTTCTGACTCCCTTTTTACTGCCAGTGCTGTTATGGTGGAATGGAAGCTTGTTTCTGCAAGATAGCCGCTGCTTCTGTGCTCACCCTGCTTACCTGCAGAGTCCTTTCTGGATTTATAAGTATGACTCAGGCTGAGGGTGTTttgtaaaagaagaaatgtactaatgcagctgcagagaaaatcTTGGACACGGTTATTGCTGTCAGGGGGCTGGTGATAAGGGTAGCAATGCGGGGTTAATGGAGATTGCTCTCTCATCAGATAACTGCTGCAGAGGGACCAGGCAGGCAGTGTAGGCAAAATAAAGGGATAAAAAAATACTGAGGCTTCTTTTCTGGCGCAGTGTGGGTTAGGGGCAGCCTGGACTCCTGTCTTTCCAAAGAGGTTGTGTGTGAAGTCGTGATTTTGTTACcgggtgctgctgcagtgatgaTCTGTCATTTTCAGGAAAGGTTTCAGTGCTTTAGTCTGGAGTGTGTTTCCTCATATTCCTGTGAAGATGCTGCTGAATGATGTCTGGGTAGTGTCTGGtccttggtttttcttttcatctttcctgtTTTGTTCTTACATCCTGTGCAGTTAAGCTCATTTCTTGTGTCTTGCATCTCATGACAGCCTTTTCCCTTCAATGCAGGAAATAACTATCAAACCAAAATGTTCTAACAGGAGTTTTCTGTCCCAGAAGGCAGCCTGGCACATTCTTAATGAGGAGTGGGCAGTCAGGATTCTTGATAGAACTAAACGTAAACTTTTTTCTATTATATATTTCCCTGTACTCTCTTTTGTGTGGTGACACCtatgaatgaaaaaatatgttGTTTCATGTGATGGTCAGAAATAGAGCGTGTTGCTCTATGAACTCTtttaaagaaagtgaaaaaacttGCACATTGATGGTGGTAAGACCCAGGAGATCTATTGGAGTTTTACAGCTGTTTGCTCTgcttctgtctctttctctgtatttttcacCTCAAAACCAGTTTGCTAAACacatggaaaaagagaaagcaatgCTTGAGTTGAGCACATTTTGATACTGCTTTAAATGCAAGCATGTTTTGAAGTGTCTAAACCTAGTAACCCCACAGCACTCTTGGTAGCAGTCTGTCCAGGAGATTTCTCTCAGAGGATTTAAAAGTATTAATGGTGGAATGTCTTGCAATCTCAGCTCAAGAACTTAAGCCTTTAAGAaattctccagccctgctgacaTTGAAAAGGTTAACTATAaatgtttgttcttttgtttaATGGCAGTGTCTGAACCTGCTCGGCTAAGCAGGGACAGTGCTCAGTGCTTCAGGGCAGGCAGGCGCTTGGattctgctgtgccagcagaaaTCTGCATCCAAGATTAAGCAGaggtgttttccttctcttggaaCTCATTAAATGTACTTTACAGAAGCACTTGTCTGTTTCCTTCCCCtcagttttctcagttttctcatTTCATGAAAATGAGCATTCCCAGACTTTGGGCTTTTGAATTACACCCCTTTCCAGTTTCCTTTTTGATTTCTTGAATGAAGAACACATATTTAAATAGTTTGTTCTCCACATCAAGTTAATTCTAAACATTTAcagaagggaagcaggaatAGAAGCCTCTGTTTCCTCACACCTGTCAGCATTGTCTCAGTAGAAAATAAGCAGACCCTTGTGCGGTCAGAGGTTCTAAATGGCTTTTGTTATTGCTTCAAAGCAAATACATTTGATAAATATACCTTATGTCATTCTGTTGTGCATTTGTGTGGAAATCAGAATGAAGCAGGATGTTTCTAGGAGTCTCAGCATCTGGTAGCTGTTTGTAAATATTTGATTCACGCTTCTCTACCCCAAGCAAGTTTTGTTCTAGCAAGCACTGAAGTGAAAGGTAGTGTTTGCATTGATCCATTGAATATGGGATCGggacaatattttaaaaaattacaaatttctCCTAACCCAGGGAGAAATTATTACTGTATTAGGTAAAGAGAGCTGAGGAAAATGTTTGTAGCAATAAATTTTCAACTAAATGTATTCTCCAGAAACCAATGAAACGATTCTTCAGTTAACCCACTTGAAAACAACTGTGTGACATTTTGCATGAGCTTTCTTGCTCCTAAGATGGCTCTGTTTTACATTATACATTCACATTATTAGATTTCCCAACGGGGTTGGCTTTTTATGACTAGTAACATTAATGCCTGTGGTTATGTGGTTGGCAGAATGTGAGCCTGGTGcctggaaggagcagcaggagcaaagtGGTGCCATGAGGTGTTCACCTGGTGCAGTGACTTCTGTAGGCACCTGGGTGGATTTTGACCCATCTCACACTATGATGACGTGTGCTGTAACCGaatcagaaaaagcagctgatggggaaaaaggggaatggTTGATTACTTCTGTGCTGGATCATGGGATTTCTTTCACCTACTGACCAGACTGCTTCATTTGCTACATGACTTCCAAAAATCTCTGAGGGAAGCGGCAAGCTGAAATCACCTTTAACCTAGTAGAATGTGCTGGTTTGTGATAAACAGAGTCTTGTAATGAGCTGGGGAGGTGAAAGGAACGATGTTGTCTTCATCAGCATCGTGTGGCATAGTGAGAACGTGGGGATTTGCAGCTGGGAAATGTGCAGGCCCAGGGCCTTATCCCTAAGGTAGCCGTGCCTCGATCCTGGATGGACCGAGGCTAATGGGGAAAGTTCCCCTTTTAGATCATGGCAAGGAAAGCCTCCCTCCCATGGGCCTTTGCAGACacatgttaatattttttaggttttgttgtttcattggTTTTCAAGTTTATGTTACCCTGATCAGCCCCGTTCACCATATATGCACACCTCCTAGAATGTTCTCCCTTCTCTCGAACCCCATTGGGTTAATTTTGCCACAGTGTTCCACCCCTGTGACCCCATTAGTCCCCTCAGTTCATATTTATCCCTTTGCACCACTTTTTCCCTATTCTTATTGGACCCTGACCTCAAGACCCACCCTACTTGTCCCGTCTATATCGCTGTGCCCTCAGACCCCTCTTTGCTCTCATCCCTGGATTTTATTCGAGCCTCAACTTCTGTCCTGCATCCCGGGACCCCTTTGCTATTCCTGCCTGTGTTCATGAATAAACAGCTTTGGGATCTTCAAAGGAGAAGCCCATCCCTTCACTTAGTGCCTGGGGCTCAGAGACGCACGGCTCTCTCTAGGACCGGGCATCGCTCTCTCCTTGCTACAGGGAAGCATCCGGACCTCTTCAGAGCCTGGATTCCTCTTTGTGCTCCCTCTCTGTCCCCACACGTCCTGCTCAGCTGTTCCTGGTGTGCTGGTTTAGGACACAGTGCACAGCTCACAGCCCGGTCTCTGCCGGGGCTTTGCAGAGGAgcccagtgggagctgctgtgcagctgcccGAGGACTCGGCTCTGCTTGGAGAAGGTGTCCTGGCACAGTGACTCCGTGCTGTGGGACACACCTGGCCGTGTGGCACGTTTTAGGGAGCGCTCTGGTGAAGGTGGACTGCTCACAGGCAGGGGTATGAACCAACCCAAGGTTGTAGGCTGCGAATTCCTGGTGGATTTCTaagaagcagcactgctgtgtcagAGCTGGGGAGAGATATTACTGAGCAGGTTTGCTTCTTCTGCTGTGCTCCACTTCTGTTGCCAGTCATGCTTTATTGCTTTTCTAGTCCAGTCTCATTTAAAGATGTCTTGAAACAACTTTTCACTTATGGCCAGAGAAACTGAAAGAATCACAGCCTGTAGCAGAACAAAAGGAGAAGCCAGTTGTTCTGACAAAATAG is a window of Hirundo rustica isolate bHirRus1 chromosome 14, bHirRus1.pri.v3, whole genome shotgun sequence DNA encoding:
- the LOC120759113 gene encoding protocadherin alpha-C2-like isoform X1 yields the protein MAAAARRSRGGAAVLGPLLLLGLCAGRAAGGPLRYSVREELPHGAFVGSVASDLGVDPRRLAARGARITSGSGRQYLELELGRGALLVRERMDREALCELSPSCFLSLELVIEQPVEVHNVEVEVLDINDNAPRFPRQDYRLEISESAVPGARFHIESAQDPDVGTNSVQNYLLSPSRHFALDLKGFQSGSKLLELVLQQPLDREQSALQQLVLTAVDGGDPPKSGTAQISVRVVDTNDNPPAFDRSTYTVSLLENSLPGTLVVKLNASDPDEGSNGDVIYSFGSYTPQKVRQLFSVDPRLGEVRVNGTLDYEEASSYEIYVQATDQGPVSLAGHCKVLVNIVDANDNAPEVELTSLYSPVPEDARSGTVVALMSVTDQDSGRNKQVSLRIPPGLPFTLNSFKNSYTLVTQGKLDHEKAAAYNITVTATDSGSPPLSSQKVIHVEISDINDNPPRFEEPVYSVYIPENNPLGAFLCTIKATDPDVAKNAYVSYSLLDGEIEGLPVASYVSIKSDSGNMYAVRSFDYETLREFQVIVQAQDAGIPPLSSTVTVYIYVVDENDHAPQILYPTSTNTSAALEMIPRSAYAGYLVTKIIAIDGDSGQNAWLFFSLVQTSDPGLFRIELHTGEIRTTRKLGEDSTPTFNLTVEVRDNGEPSMSSSVAITIAVVDRVSKVIPDRRRHFKSPSNYSEVTLYLIIALSAISFVFLFTIIGLSIIKCYRYSLYGSSCCAGCCTVRERSPAELYKQANNNIDARLPQGLKVQPHFIEVRGNGSLTKTYCYKACLTAGSGSDTFMFYNTCGPTGTTGPSAVVTERHLTGQSGQSAQNLIILRNDSITPNEPKHPNPDWRYSASLRAGMQSAVHVEEAGVLRGAPAGPDQQWPTVSSATAEPEAGEVSPPVGAGVNSNSWTFKFGPGNSKQGGPGELPDKFIIPGSPAIISIRQEPPNSQIDKSDFITFGKKEETKKKKKKKKGNKTQEKKEKGNSTTENSDQ